In Flavobacterium okayamense, a single window of DNA contains:
- a CDS encoding c-type cytochrome, producing the protein MLSKSQARAFFLGGTVVTFLVFIGLTVYSFMPKNDQTYHDKIDAKVIRGKEIWESNNCMGCHTILGEGGYYAPELTKVIERRGEGYVKAVLQSPVPWAPKGRKMVKYQMNDADAEAMIAYFKWIGNIDLNGFDRVVSPLAKDK; encoded by the coding sequence ATGTTATCAAAATCACAAGCACGAGCATTTTTTTTAGGAGGAACTGTAGTAACCTTTTTAGTCTTTATAGGCTTAACCGTTTATTCGTTCATGCCTAAAAATGATCAAACTTATCATGATAAGATTGATGCAAAAGTTATTCGAGGAAAGGAAATTTGGGAATCGAATAATTGTATGGGTTGTCATACCATACTTGGGGAAGGAGGCTATTATGCTCCTGAACTTACAAAAGTAATCGAACGTCGAGGCGAAGGTTATGTAAAAGCAGTTTTACAATCACCTGTACCGTGGGCACCGAAAGGACGAAAAATGGTAAAATATCAAATGAACGATGCCGATGCAGAAGCTATGATTGCTTACTTTAAATGGATTGGTAATATAGATTTGAATGGTTTCGACCGTGTAGTATCACCTTTAGCGAAAGATAAATAA
- a CDS encoding cbb3-type cytochrome c oxidase subunit I → MKYKSQKVAYWFFGLCMLLFALQIIYGFIMGFARIGMDGLHDFIPFNTARAVHTNLLVVWLLTGFMGAAYYIIPEEAQRELISVKWAYVQLISLAVVGVLAIVGYHFNIWEGRKFLEIPRELDFLVVVNVLLFLGLILGTLFKAERRTTTALVLSMGLLFAALLYLPGMIWFDSQVTDSFFRWWVVHLWVEGVWELIMGGILSYLLIKLTGVDREVIEKWLYVIVGLTFLSGLLGTGHHYYYIGVNKIWLIVGGIFSALEPLAFLAMALFAVYMYRKGEKSHPNKIALFWTIGASIVSFIGAGLLGFAHTLPQTNIYTHGTLVTAMHGHYAFWGAYAMIVLAIISYALPNITGRKLYDSTRGHMAFWLSNIGMLGMTVAFGVAGVAQVYMERKMKMDFMDVQNEISIHFVVLLLCATLFTTGITLYILEFIKYGKPTDEALVKE, encoded by the coding sequence ATGAAATATAAATCACAAAAAGTAGCGTATTGGTTCTTTGGATTGTGTATGTTATTATTTGCATTACAAATTATCTACGGTTTTATAATGGGCTTTGCCCGTATTGGAATGGATGGTCTTCACGATTTTATACCGTTCAATACAGCGAGAGCCGTTCACACAAATTTATTAGTAGTTTGGTTGTTAACTGGTTTTATGGGGGCAGCTTATTACATTATTCCTGAAGAAGCACAACGCGAATTAATCAGCGTAAAATGGGCGTATGTTCAGTTAATTTCCTTAGCTGTTGTTGGTGTTTTAGCCATCGTTGGCTATCATTTTAATATTTGGGAAGGAAGAAAATTTCTTGAGATTCCAAGAGAATTAGACTTTTTAGTTGTCGTAAATGTACTATTGTTTTTAGGACTAATTTTAGGGACACTCTTTAAAGCAGAAAGACGAACAACAACTGCTTTAGTACTCTCAATGGGATTGCTTTTTGCAGCCTTGTTGTATTTACCAGGAATGATTTGGTTCGATAGCCAAGTAACCGATTCATTTTTTCGTTGGTGGGTAGTTCACTTGTGGGTAGAAGGTGTATGGGAATTGATTATGGGCGGTATTTTATCGTACTTATTAATCAAATTAACCGGAGTTGACCGTGAGGTTATTGAAAAATGGTTATATGTAATTGTAGGTTTAACTTTCCTTTCAGGTTTATTAGGAACAGGACATCACTATTATTATATCGGAGTAAACAAAATTTGGTTAATTGTCGGTGGAATCTTTTCGGCATTAGAACCGTTAGCATTCTTAGCAATGGCATTATTTGCAGTATATATGTATAGAAAAGGTGAAAAATCGCATCCAAATAAAATTGCTTTATTCTGGACAATTGGTGCTTCAATTGTATCTTTCATTGGAGCTGGATTATTAGGATTTGCGCATACTTTACCACAAACAAATATTTATACACACGGAACATTAGTAACCGCTATGCACGGACACTATGCGTTTTGGGGAGCTTATGCTATGATTGTTTTAGCAATTATTAGTTATGCACTTCCAAATATAACAGGGCGTAAATTATACGATAGCACAAGAGGTCATATGGCATTTTGGTTGTCAAATATCGGAATGTTAGGAATGACTGTAGCCTTTGGTGTTGCTGGTGTTGCTCAAGTATACATGGAACGTAAAATGAAAATGGATTTCATGGATGTACAAAACGAAATCAGTATTCACTTTGTAGTATTGTTGCTTTGTGCCACATTATTTACAACCGGAATTACCTTATACATCTTAGAGTTTATCAAATATGGTAAACCTACAGATGAAGCTCTAGTAAAAGAATAG
- a CDS encoding CbbQ/NirQ/NorQ/GpvN family protein — MKVAEKTIFYKAVCSEIEIFNQINQLRLPLLLKGPTGSGKSRFIEYMANEVNKTLVTVSCHEETSATDLIGRFIIKGSETVWIDGPLSIAVKNGYILYLDEVAEARPDVIVAIHSLTDHRRELFIDKLGETIRAHSDFLLVASFNPGYQKGFKELKPSTRQRFVALSFDYPKPKIEAEILVNETGIQADIAQKLVAIGTKIRNLTELGLTETVSTRLLVDAAKLINNGLPKRLAVHVAVVEPLTDEQETIQALNDLCDLMI, encoded by the coding sequence ATGAAAGTAGCTGAAAAAACCATTTTTTACAAAGCAGTTTGCTCTGAAATTGAAATTTTTAATCAAATCAACCAATTGCGATTGCCTTTATTATTGAAAGGACCAACAGGCTCTGGAAAATCTCGATTTATCGAATATATGGCAAATGAAGTTAACAAAACATTAGTCACTGTAAGTTGTCACGAGGAAACTTCTGCAACCGATTTAATAGGACGTTTTATTATTAAAGGAAGTGAAACGGTTTGGATTGACGGACCATTATCTATCGCTGTAAAAAACGGTTATATTTTATATCTAGATGAAGTTGCCGAAGCACGTCCAGATGTTATTGTAGCCATTCACTCTTTAACCGATCATAGAAGGGAACTTTTTATTGATAAATTAGGTGAAACCATTAGGGCACATTCTGATTTTCTACTAGTAGCCTCTTTCAATCCAGGATATCAAAAAGGTTTTAAAGAATTAAAACCTTCAACACGTCAGCGTTTTGTTGCGCTTTCATTCGATTATCCAAAGCCTAAAATTGAAGCAGAAATTTTAGTGAATGAAACAGGAATTCAAGCAGATATTGCTCAAAAATTAGTCGCAATCGGAACTAAAATCAGAAATCTTACCGAATTAGGGCTAACCGAAACCGTTTCCACTCGATTATTAGTGGACGCCGCGAAACTTATCAATAACGGATTACCAAAACGATTAGCCGTTCACGTTGCCGTTGTTGAACCTTTAACAGATGAGCAAGAAACCATTCAAGCTTTAAACGATTTGTGCGATTTAATGATTTAA
- a CDS encoding nitric oxide reductase activation protein NorD, producing MGLELDEIIYKRVLKYFKNKRLNDAEILSRQINLSDIKPRLTLFARAICGAPIEIFPAEREGGYKNKNFFLPINCSLFPTKEENLKFYFFRTVYLSIQKQLNLNWDNQDNSPELSLEKAFETAPLVIGEMFEKYPSMQEFYYDAVPKLPVNKKDQSIDYSWLYGKWMKNTQEIEDENVLQNFDDNTKKIKNNVVAETTLHAKAVEEIESLTIDKKQQEDYVLMHSFEKIETAEEFNGNWRDFDGKDDLKDHQEALEEMNMKFTVRVDDMVHSVYQADFVENTSIAESAEIDEKGFHLKYDEWDFKKRKYLTDFCKVYPKTQLKTHSPYYKNTMAKYKTTLNGLRKMLTSVNNKMQQQRRQSQGDAFDLDALTDLYTDIHSGKSPDERIYLSQRKKDKDLTILVLLDISLSSDGYAAGNRVIDVEKEVSILFGEILHEFDIDFAIDGFYSKTRNFTTYLTLKDFNESWNKAKHKIGAVEPNGYTRIGPALRHAGARMDQLDAKNKWIIVLSDGKPNDYDKYEGQHGIQDIKQALRELNERKINSYALAIEAQAKYYLPQMFGQNHYQILTSPVALLKSLVKLYEKIKHQ from the coding sequence ATGGGCTTAGAATTAGACGAGATTATCTATAAAAGAGTACTCAAGTACTTTAAAAATAAACGACTCAATGATGCCGAAATTCTGAGCCGTCAAATCAACTTATCTGATATCAAACCGCGATTGACTCTTTTTGCAAGAGCGATTTGTGGTGCGCCAATCGAAATTTTTCCAGCCGAACGAGAAGGTGGTTATAAAAACAAAAACTTCTTTCTTCCAATAAATTGTTCGCTTTTTCCAACAAAAGAGGAAAATCTGAAATTTTATTTTTTCAGAACGGTGTATTTGAGTATTCAGAAACAACTGAATTTGAATTGGGATAACCAAGATAATTCACCAGAACTTTCTTTGGAAAAAGCCTTTGAAACAGCGCCATTAGTCATTGGTGAAATGTTTGAAAAATATCCATCCATGCAAGAGTTTTATTATGATGCGGTTCCAAAATTACCCGTTAATAAAAAAGACCAATCCATTGATTATTCTTGGCTGTACGGAAAATGGATGAAAAACACTCAAGAAATTGAAGATGAAAATGTGTTACAAAACTTTGATGACAATACTAAGAAAATAAAAAATAATGTTGTAGCCGAAACTACGCTTCATGCAAAAGCTGTTGAAGAAATTGAGTCGCTTACTATTGACAAAAAACAACAAGAAGATTATGTGCTTATGCACAGTTTCGAGAAAATTGAAACTGCAGAAGAATTCAACGGAAATTGGCGCGATTTTGATGGAAAAGATGATTTAAAAGATCATCAAGAAGCCTTGGAAGAAATGAACATGAAGTTTACGGTTCGGGTTGATGATATGGTGCATTCTGTATATCAAGCAGATTTTGTTGAAAACACTTCTATAGCCGAAAGTGCTGAAATAGATGAAAAGGGTTTTCATTTAAAATACGACGAGTGGGATTTTAAAAAACGAAAATACTTAACAGATTTCTGTAAAGTATATCCGAAAACCCAACTTAAAACACATTCGCCTTATTATAAAAACACGATGGCGAAGTACAAAACCACTTTAAATGGTTTACGAAAAATGCTGACCAGTGTCAATAATAAAATGCAGCAACAACGAAGACAATCACAAGGTGACGCTTTCGATTTAGATGCATTAACCGATTTATATACCGACATTCATTCTGGAAAATCGCCAGACGAACGCATTTATTTATCTCAAAGAAAGAAAGATAAAGACCTTACTATTTTGGTTTTGCTAGATATTAGTCTTTCAAGCGATGGTTATGCCGCAGGAAATCGTGTGATTGATGTAGAAAAAGAAGTTTCCATTTTATTTGGGGAAATCCTGCACGAGTTCGATATCGATTTTGCTATTGACGGATTTTATTCCAAAACTAGAAATTTCACAACTTATCTCACTTTGAAAGATTTCAACGAAAGTTGGAACAAAGCCAAACATAAAATCGGAGCTGTTGAGCCTAATGGATATACTCGAATTGGTCCCGCTTTACGTCACGCTGGAGCAAGAATGGATCAATTGGATGCTAAAAATAAATGGATTATCGTGCTTTCCGATGGAAAACCAAACGATTACGATAAATACGAAGGACAACATGGCATTCAAGATATTAAACAAGCATTACGAGAATTGAACGAGCGAAAAATTAATTCGTATGCCTTAGCTATTGAAGCACAAGCCAAATATTATTTACCGCAAATGTTCGGTCAAAATCATTATCAAATACTAACATCTCCCGTAGCTTTACTAAAATCATTAGTAAAACTATATGAGAAAATCAAACATCAATAA
- a CDS encoding DUF438 domain-containing protein gives MSTSETHTKVIEGHPIHTYFVETDLIHQLLEELNSINPKEEFQKFYNIFNHLATVERRFERKENQLFPFLEQKGWTGPSRNMWSFHDTIREMFRIVRKNLEDQDFTSAKHNTNLISQNLYRLLEVEENVLFPNALEMLSDEDWIKMRKGEDEIGWMLTETPPKFPKESEYIHPSQNTECRTDVVFNENATHYDEGFMTVEQVNLLFKTLPIDLTYVDENDKVIFYNRGEERVFPRSAGIIGREVRFCHPPKSVDTVLQILEAFRKGEQNEASFWINYKERLIYIRYFAVHDAQKHYKGVIEMSQDITDIKQINGEKRLLEWR, from the coding sequence ATGTCAACATCAGAAACACATACAAAAGTGATTGAAGGACATCCTATTCATACTTATTTTGTAGAAACCGATTTGATTCATCAATTATTAGAAGAATTAAATAGTATTAATCCAAAAGAAGAATTTCAGAAATTTTATAACATTTTCAATCATTTAGCAACTGTTGAAAGACGATTTGAACGAAAAGAAAATCAATTATTTCCGTTTTTAGAACAAAAAGGCTGGACAGGACCTTCTCGAAATATGTGGTCGTTTCACGATACGATTAGAGAAATGTTTCGAATTGTTAGAAAAAATTTAGAAGACCAAGATTTTACTTCAGCCAAGCATAATACCAATTTGATTTCTCAAAATTTATATCGTCTATTAGAAGTAGAAGAAAACGTTTTATTTCCGAATGCTTTAGAAATGTTATCAGATGAAGATTGGATAAAAATGCGAAAAGGTGAAGACGAAATTGGTTGGATGTTGACAGAAACTCCACCAAAATTTCCAAAAGAATCAGAATACATTCATCCTTCTCAAAATACAGAATGCAGAACCGATGTGGTTTTCAACGAAAACGCAACGCATTACGATGAAGGCTTTATGACTGTTGAACAAGTGAACTTACTATTCAAAACATTACCAATTGATTTAACGTATGTAGATGAAAACGATAAAGTAATTTTCTACAATCGCGGTGAAGAACGTGTTTTTCCGAGAAGTGCTGGAATTATTGGTAGAGAAGTTCGTTTTTGTCATCCGCCTAAAAGTGTGGATACTGTTTTGCAAATTTTAGAAGCGTTTAGAAAAGGCGAACAAAACGAAGCTTCTTTCTGGATTAACTACAAAGAGCGTCTGATTTACATTCGTTATTTCGCAGTTCATGATGCTCAGAAACATTACAAAGGCGTAATCGAAATGTCACAAGATATTACCGACATCAAGCAAATTAATGGAGAAAAAAGATTGTTAGAATGGAGATAA
- a CDS encoding cytochrome c oxidase subunit 3, with translation MEIKEKSIYYPPGGILIWIITYLELITFGMAILALAYYGSEERELFHNSSLKLNKKIGTINTILLLTSGFFVAKGIHFFKAANIKKTLFYFNCAMVGGLGFLVLKSFEYYEKLDAGLHMDYNSFFRFYWLLTGFHFIHVVVGLVILLVITFSIRKKQTEATFENIEASASFWHMCDLIWLLLFPVLYLLF, from the coding sequence ATGGAGATAAAAGAAAAATCAATATACTATCCGCCAGGGGGCATTTTAATTTGGATTATTACTTATTTGGAGCTTATCACTTTCGGAATGGCAATTTTAGCATTAGCGTATTACGGTTCAGAAGAGCGTGAATTATTTCATAACAGTAGTTTAAAACTGAATAAAAAAATTGGAACAATAAATACGATTTTGTTGTTAACTAGTGGTTTTTTTGTAGCCAAAGGAATTCATTTTTTTAAAGCCGCTAATATCAAAAAGACGTTGTTTTATTTCAATTGTGCAATGGTTGGAGGTCTTGGATTTTTAGTTTTAAAATCATTTGAATATTACGAAAAATTAGACGCCGGATTACACATGGATTACAATTCGTTTTTTAGATTTTATTGGCTATTAACGGGTTTTCATTTTATACATGTAGTTGTTGGATTGGTAATTTTATTAGTAATTACGTTTTCCATTAGAAAAAAACAAACAGAAGCAACCTTTGAAAACATCGAAGCTAGCGCCAGTTTTTGGCACATGTGCGATTTAATTTGGTTGCTTTTATTTCCAGTACTTTATTTACTTTTTTAA
- a CDS encoding cytochrome C oxidase subunit IV family protein has product MKDTISSTFILLLALTVIAAFLALNVSAEIMATTVVTLALIKFWLVAFQFMELKKAHPFWKYMILGFGSLMMIILIILL; this is encoded by the coding sequence ATGAAAGATACAATTTCTTCTACGTTTATTTTGTTGTTGGCACTAACTGTAATTGCTGCTTTTTTAGCATTAAATGTAAGTGCAGAGATTATGGCAACAACGGTTGTGACTTTAGCTTTAATTAAGTTTTGGTTGGTAGCTTTTCAATTTATGGAATTAAAAAAAGCGCATCCTTTTTGGAAATATATGATTTTAGGTTTTGGTAGTTTAATGATGATAATTT